A genomic stretch from Kribbella amoyensis includes:
- a CDS encoding endonuclease/exonuclease/phosphatase family protein, with protein sequence MSLQLRVATFNIRNSSAPDGENAWPVRREATADAIAALDAEVVGLQEVLPDQLEYLRERFAGWEIVGAGRDDGVSAGEHSAVMVKSGAWRIESHETRWLSAEPAVPGSVGWDADLTRIATLVRLVHRDGVRIGVANAHYDHVGEQARVESSRLLDRWMSAEPDLHWIAMGDLNSEPGSAPLRALTEAGWIDAIPAEAGGTEHEFTGATDHHRIDHILLSKTWEILEAAVSHHRPGGRLPSDHWPVAATLQLP encoded by the coding sequence GTGAGTCTTCAGCTGCGTGTCGCCACGTTCAACATCCGCAACTCGTCCGCCCCCGACGGCGAGAACGCCTGGCCGGTCCGCCGGGAAGCCACGGCCGACGCGATCGCCGCCCTGGACGCCGAGGTGGTCGGGCTGCAGGAAGTGCTGCCCGACCAGCTCGAGTACCTGCGCGAGCGGTTCGCCGGGTGGGAGATCGTCGGCGCCGGCCGGGACGACGGCGTGAGCGCGGGTGAGCACTCGGCGGTGATGGTGAAGTCGGGTGCCTGGCGCATCGAGTCGCACGAGACGCGCTGGTTGTCGGCGGAACCGGCCGTCCCCGGATCGGTCGGCTGGGACGCGGACCTGACCCGGATCGCCACCCTGGTACGCCTCGTCCACCGCGACGGTGTCCGGATCGGCGTGGCGAACGCGCACTACGACCACGTCGGTGAGCAGGCCCGGGTGGAGTCGTCGCGCCTGCTGGACCGGTGGATGTCGGCCGAGCCGGACCTGCACTGGATCGCGATGGGCGACCTGAACTCCGAACCAGGCTCAGCCCCGCTGCGAGCCCTGACCGAAGCAGGCTGGATCGACGCGATCCCGGCCGAGGCGGGCGGGACCGAGCACGAGTTCACGGGTGCGACGGACCACCACCGGATCGACCACATCCTGCTGAGCAAAACCTGGGAGATCCTGGAAGCAGCCGTCTCCCACCACCGCCCAGGAGGCCGCCTCCCCAGCGACCACTGGCCGGTCGCCGCAACCCTCCAACTTCCCTGA
- a CDS encoding glycoside hydrolase family 65 protein produces MIDRGHHPIDPWRLRETELDLDKLAQSESLFALANGHIGLRGNLDEGEPFGIPGSYLNSFYERRPLPYAEAGYGYPESGQTLVDVTNGKLIRLLVDDSPFDVRYGQLHTHERSIDFREGILQRDVEWTSPGGKRVKVRSRRLVSLTQRAVAAIEYVVEAVDQPARFVVQSELVANETQPRLSDDPRVAAVLQNPLQAVSHDSDHEEVVLLHKTRASELLMAAGMTHQVDTTTRYELDVDVRDDWARTTVICELQPGEKLRVTKLVAYGWSSLRSETAISDQVAAALASAKFSGWDGLVKQQQTFLADFWDAADVEVHGHPELQQAVRFALFHVLQAGARAERRAIPSKGLTGAGYDGHTFWDTEGFVLPVLTYTMPDAAADALRWRHSILPEAKERAAVLGLRGAAFPWRTIRGPECSGYWPAGTAAFHLNADIADAVVRYYLATDDTDFMEEVGLELLVETARLWISLGHHDRYGRWHLPGVTGPDEYSAVADDNVFTNLMAARNLRAAADATSRHMAKARALGVDMEEEATWRDAAGAVHIPYDKELGVHPQSEGFTGYAEWDFEAWRDRYPLMLHAPYFELYRKQVIKQADLMLATYWCSEAFTPEEKARNFDYYERLTVRDSSLSACVQAVMAAEVGHLDLAYDYAYEAALIDLLDLHHNTGDGLHMASLAGAWTALVAGFGGLRERSGHLCFQPALPDGMTQLAFSLRWRGVRLRVEIHHRHATYTVHDGPDAAITLSHDGEEVTVTAGNPVTRPIKKRKPLLPRPTQPPGREPMSALGRNHSA; encoded by the coding sequence ATGATCGACCGCGGACACCACCCGATCGACCCCTGGCGGCTCCGCGAGACCGAGCTCGACCTGGACAAGCTGGCCCAGTCGGAATCCCTGTTCGCGTTGGCGAACGGGCACATCGGCCTGCGCGGCAACCTGGACGAGGGCGAGCCGTTCGGCATCCCGGGCAGCTACCTGAACTCCTTCTACGAACGCCGCCCGCTGCCGTACGCCGAGGCGGGCTACGGGTACCCCGAATCCGGCCAGACCCTCGTCGACGTCACCAACGGCAAGCTGATCCGGCTGCTCGTGGACGACTCGCCGTTCGACGTCCGGTACGGGCAGCTGCACACCCACGAACGGTCGATCGACTTCCGCGAGGGCATCCTGCAGCGCGACGTCGAGTGGACCTCGCCGGGCGGCAAACGGGTCAAGGTCCGGTCCCGCCGGCTCGTCTCGCTGACCCAGCGAGCCGTCGCCGCGATCGAGTACGTGGTCGAGGCGGTCGACCAGCCGGCCCGGTTCGTGGTCCAGTCCGAGCTGGTCGCGAACGAGACCCAGCCGCGGTTGTCCGACGATCCCCGCGTCGCCGCCGTCCTGCAGAACCCGCTCCAGGCCGTCTCGCACGACAGCGACCACGAAGAGGTGGTGCTGCTCCACAAGACCCGGGCCAGCGAGTTGCTGATGGCCGCGGGGATGACGCACCAGGTGGACACGACGACCCGGTACGAGCTGGACGTCGATGTCCGCGACGACTGGGCCCGGACCACGGTGATCTGCGAGCTCCAGCCCGGCGAGAAGCTGCGGGTGACGAAGCTGGTCGCGTACGGGTGGTCCAGTCTGCGCTCGGAGACGGCGATCAGCGACCAGGTCGCGGCCGCGCTGGCGAGCGCGAAGTTCTCCGGGTGGGACGGGCTGGTCAAGCAGCAGCAGACGTTCCTCGCCGACTTCTGGGACGCCGCCGACGTCGAGGTGCACGGGCATCCCGAGTTGCAGCAGGCGGTCCGGTTCGCGTTGTTCCACGTGCTGCAGGCGGGAGCACGGGCCGAGCGGCGGGCGATCCCGTCGAAGGGGCTGACCGGCGCCGGGTACGACGGCCACACCTTCTGGGACACCGAGGGCTTCGTCCTGCCGGTGCTCACGTACACGATGCCGGACGCGGCGGCCGACGCGCTGCGCTGGCGGCACTCGATCCTGCCCGAGGCGAAGGAACGCGCGGCCGTGCTCGGCCTCCGCGGGGCCGCGTTCCCGTGGCGGACGATCCGCGGTCCGGAGTGCTCGGGGTACTGGCCGGCCGGGACCGCGGCGTTCCACCTGAACGCCGACATCGCCGACGCGGTGGTCCGGTACTACCTGGCCACGGACGACACCGACTTCATGGAGGAGGTCGGCCTCGAACTCCTGGTCGAGACGGCCCGGCTGTGGATCTCGCTCGGCCATCACGACCGGTACGGCCGCTGGCACCTGCCCGGCGTGACCGGCCCGGACGAGTACAGCGCGGTTGCCGACGACAACGTCTTCACCAATCTGATGGCCGCGCGCAACCTCCGCGCCGCCGCCGACGCCACCTCGCGGCACATGGCGAAGGCGCGGGCGCTGGGCGTGGACATGGAGGAGGAGGCCACCTGGCGGGACGCGGCCGGCGCGGTCCACATCCCGTACGACAAGGAGCTCGGAGTCCACCCGCAGTCCGAGGGCTTCACCGGGTACGCCGAATGGGACTTCGAGGCCTGGCGCGACCGGTACCCGCTGATGCTGCACGCGCCGTACTTCGAGCTGTACCGCAAGCAGGTGATCAAGCAGGCCGACCTGATGCTGGCCACGTACTGGTGCAGCGAGGCGTTCACCCCGGAGGAGAAGGCCCGCAACTTCGACTACTACGAACGCCTGACGGTCCGCGACTCGTCCCTGTCGGCCTGCGTCCAGGCGGTGATGGCGGCCGAGGTCGGTCACCTCGACCTGGCCTACGACTACGCGTACGAAGCCGCGTTGATCGACCTGCTCGACCTGCACCACAACACCGGCGACGGCCTCCACATGGCGTCCCTCGCGGGAGCGTGGACAGCCCTGGTGGCCGGATTCGGCGGTCTCCGCGAACGAAGCGGCCACCTCTGCTTCCAGCCGGCACTCCCGGACGGCATGACCCAGCTGGCGTTCTCCCTGCGCTGGCGGGGAGTACGGCTCCGCGTCGAGATCCACCACCGGCACGCGACGTACACCGTCCACGACGGCCCGGATGCTGCCATCACCTTGAGCCACGACGGCGAAGAAGTCACCGTCACAGCCGGCAACCCGGTCACCCGCCCGATCAAGAAACGCAAACCCCTGCTGCCCCGACCGACCCAACCCCCAGGCCGAGAACCTATGTCAGCCCTAGGCCGCAACCACTCCGCCTGA
- a CDS encoding beta-phosphoglucomutase family hydrolase, translating into MLGLPERIRACLFDLDGVLTDTAAVHAAAWKEMFDDFLRTWADQHGEPFVPFDARDEYDRYVDGKPRMDGVRDFLASRHIELPEGEPGDPPAHLTVNGLGNRKNEVVLRRIRTDGVKVFEGSRRYLEAARRAGLRRAVVSSSANTQEVLEVTGLAQYVEERVDGVTIQQEHLHGKPAPDTFLAAARRFGLEPAEAVVFEDALAGVEAGRSGEFGYVVGVDRVGQAAELKEHGADVVVQDLAELLDEDAEAGR; encoded by the coding sequence ATGCTGGGACTGCCCGAGCGGATCAGGGCCTGTCTGTTCGACCTGGACGGGGTTCTGACCGACACCGCTGCTGTGCACGCGGCCGCGTGGAAGGAGATGTTCGACGACTTCCTGCGGACCTGGGCCGACCAGCACGGTGAGCCGTTCGTCCCGTTCGACGCCCGGGACGAGTACGACCGGTACGTCGACGGCAAACCCCGGATGGACGGTGTGCGCGACTTCCTCGCCAGCCGGCACATCGAGCTCCCCGAGGGCGAACCGGGCGATCCACCCGCACATCTGACCGTCAACGGTCTCGGCAACCGCAAGAACGAGGTCGTTCTCCGCCGGATCCGGACCGACGGCGTCAAGGTGTTCGAGGGATCCCGGCGGTACCTGGAGGCCGCCCGACGCGCCGGACTCCGCCGTGCCGTGGTGTCGTCCAGCGCGAACACCCAGGAGGTCCTCGAGGTCACCGGTCTCGCGCAGTACGTCGAGGAGCGGGTGGACGGCGTGACGATCCAGCAGGAGCACCTGCACGGCAAGCCGGCGCCCGACACGTTCCTGGCCGCGGCTCGCCGGTTCGGGCTGGAGCCCGCGGAGGCGGTCGTGTTCGAGGACGCGCTGGCCGGGGTCGAGGCGGGCCGGAGCGGCGAGTTCGGGTACGTCGTCGGTGTCGACCGGGTCGGTCAGGCCGCCGAACTGAAGGAACACGGCGCCGACGTCGTCGTGCAGGACCTGGCCGAACTGCTCGACGAGGACGCGGAGGCGGGCCGATGA